The Prochlorococcus marinus str. MIT 1214 sequence GCGATAAAAACAATTGGGAATTTTTTGAAGGAGATATTTTAACTCTTAGCCCAGATGGAAGTAATACAAGAACTAAATTCTTGAGTTTTCTATATCCATTAGGTACTGAACTTACGAATATTGCACAACTGCCAAAAGACGCAAATGATATGAATCTTGGTGAAGCAAATTCGGCTATGAAGTTATACCAAAATAGTGGCAATATTAAAGAAGCTAGAAGAATGAAGGTAAGAATTCAAGAAAAATTTACTTTACCAATCGCTTGTTTAGTTTTTGCTTTAATTGGTTGTAGCTTTGGGGTGATGCAAAAAAAAGGAGCAGGTAGAAGTCAAAGTTTCGGATTAAGTATTATTTTGATACTTATCTATTATATTTTGAGTTTTAGTTTTAGCTCTCTTGGAGTCAAAGGAATAATAAATCCTTTCTTTGCTGCCTGGTCTCCAGTTTTTTTGTCTATCTTAGGAGGAAGCTTTTTGTTAAAACAGGCAAGCAAATGATCTGCTCTTTCTAAATAATCTCTAGTAGCTTTTATCAATGGTTGATTTTCAGTTAAATAATTTTTCTTTTGATCCTGTTGTTTCTCTTGGGTTCGTAGCCTTTCTTTCCTTATTAATTGCTTTGCCTATTTCTTTCTGGTCAGTTGCTGGTAGCAGTGATTCCTCCAAAGCTAGATTTTTAGTAGCAATATCCAATCTTTTTCTAACTAGTCAATTGATCCTGAGATGGTGGCAATCGGGACATTTCCCAATCAGTAATCTCTATGAGTCACTTTGCTTTTTGACATGGGGTTGTACGTTGACTCAACTTTTTGTCGAAAGAGCATGGCGCTCTCCAATCGTTTCCGCAGTTGCGACGCCTATCTCATTGCTTTCAATTGGTTTTGCTAGTTTTGTATTACCGGAGAATTTACAATCTTCTGCTCCTTTGGTTCCAGCACTTCGTTCTAGTTGGTTGGTAATGCATGTAAGTGTGATCATGTGTTCTTACGCTGCATTACTAATAGGATCAATTTTGTCTTTTGGTGTCTTTCTTGTTGATGGAACAAAACAATTTAATATCCGTAATAGCTCCTTCGGATCTGGTTCGTTTAGGCAAAATTCTGAGCTATATCTTGATGACAGAAATGATAGCTTAAATTCAATACAACCACTTGAATTTACAAATGCTGAGCAACTTGATTCTTTAAGTTATAGATCAATAACTGCTGGATTTTTATTGCTAACAGTTGGTCTTATTAGCGGTGCTGTTTGGGCTAATGAAGCTTGGGGTAGTTGGTGGAGTTGGGACCCTAAAGAAACTTGGGCTTTAATATGTTGGTTGGTTTACGCGGCATATTTGCATACTAGGTTAACAAGAGGATGGCAAGGGAAAAAGCCTGCTATGCTAGCTATTGCAGGCTTTTTTGTCATTATTATTTGCTATATAGGTGTCAATCTTCTTGGGGTTGGTTTGCATAGTTATGGTTGGTTTTTCGATGCTTAGTTATTAAAATTAAGTTAATTATTTTTCAATAATTTTCCCATTCTGTGCGTCATTGGCAACTTTTCTTAGTGCGTCACAACCTTCTTTAAGTGTTGGATAAGCAAACATACCACTTCCTGCTATGAAACAGTTTGCTCCTGCAGCGCAGCATTGAGATATTGACCAATCTGCTTTTATTCCTCCATCAACCTCTATATCTACGTTAAAGCCTCTTTCTAAAATTATTTTTCTTAATTGAGTGATTTTGTTGAGCATTGTGGGTATATAAGCTTGTCCGCCAAATCCAGGGTTAACTGTCATTACTAGTACGTGATCAACCATGTCAAGTACATCCTTGACCATATCCATTGGAGTATGAGGATTAAGGGCTACGGAGGGAGACCCGCCTAGTTGACGAATCCTGCCGAGAATTCGATGAAGGTGAACATTAGCTTCAGCATGAGCAATTACGACTCCTGGCTCTCCGTTCGCTCCCTTACTCGCTTCTACATATCCATCAAGCATGGTTTCGCAATTGTATTGACTAACCATTAACTGAGTCTCAAATGGAACTTTGCAATACTTTCTGCATGCGGAAATCATTTCTGGGCCGAATGTGAGATTTGGAACAAAGTTCCCATCCATCACATCAAATTGAATTCTATCTACACCTGCTAATTCAAGGTCTTTTACGCACTGGCCCATATTTGCCCAGTCTGCTGGCAGGACTGATGGGATTATCTGAACTGGACGGTGCTCAGAAAAAATTGCTGACGAAATGGATTGGATCATTGTTTTTGTCTTTTGGCAGAGATTCTATTAATTCATGGACACAAGTTCTAGTGTGACCATGCACTGATACAGTAATTATCGCTTATCAACAGATAATAAGTTTTTTGTGAGTACTTTTTTCTGAGCATTTTTCAATGCCCTCAATTACTTACAATATTGTCTGCCTTAAGGCGTAAATTTCTTTACCTAGCTGCATAAAGTGGATCGTACTCTCGTCCAAGAAATTCTTGAAGTAGTTGAGCAAGCTGCAATTGCTTCAGCTCAATTGACTGGTTTGGGTCAAAAAGATGAGGCTGATGCCGCTGCCGTAGAGGCAATGCGAAAGAGAATGGGAACGATTCAGATGCAAGGAAGGATCGTAATTGGAGAAGGAGAAAGAGATGAAGCTCCAATGCTTTATATCGGAGAAGAAGTTGGATCAGGCACAGGCCCAGGAGTTGACTTTGCTGTAGACCCCTGCGAAGGAACAAATTTATGTGCTAATAGCCAGCGTGGATCTATGGCCGTTCTTGCGGCCTCAGACAGGGGAGGTTTATTTAATGCTCCAGATTTTTATATGAATAAATTAGCTGCTCCACCAGCAGCTAAGGGCAAAGTTGATATCAGAAAAACACCTACAGAAAATATAAAAATATTGAGTGATTGCCTTGGTATCGCAATAAGTGATTTAACTATTGTTGTGATGGATAGAGCTAGACATAAAAATTTAGTTTCCGAAATCAGATCTACAGGTGCCAGAATTCAGCCGATTTCAGATGGAGATGTTCAGGCCGCAATTGCATGTGGATTTGAGGGGACTGGTACGCATTGTTTGATGGGTATTGGCGCTGCTCCTGAGGGTGTTATTTCAGCCGCTGCTATGAGGGCACTTGGGGGACATTTTCAGGGACAACTTGTTTATGATCCTGCAATAGCTCAAACTTCAGAATGGGCTGACTATACAAAAGAGGGAAATATTAAAAGATTGAACGAAATGGGAATAACTGATATCGACAAGATCTATGAAGCAAATGAACTTGCTTCAGGAGAAAATGTTGTTTTTGCTGGTAGTGGAATAACTGATGGATTGCTTTTTGATGGTGTTAAATTTGAAAAAGATTGCACCAGGACTAGTAGTCTCGTTATTAGTACGCTTGATCAGACAGCAAGATTTACTAATACTGTTCACATCAAAGATGGTGCTCAAAGCATCTCTTTGAAGTGAGATTTAAGTAAATAAAGTAAGGGGCTATATATGCATATTGCTGTCGTCGGTCTTAGCCATCGCACGGCCCCAGTCGAAGTGCGTGAAAAGCTAAGTATCCCAGAAGAACTCGTTGAAAAATCTTTTAATAATTTAAAAAAAATTGATCAAATACTTGAAGTTTCTATATTGAGTACATGTAACAGGCTTGAGATTTATAGCTTAGTTAAGGACCCGCAATTGGGAATAGAAGCAATTAAATCTTTTCTTCTTGAATTTTCGGGCCTTGAGGATGAGATCCTTTCCCCACACTTATTTAACTTTGTCCAAGAGAAAGCTGTTTCTCATGTGATGAGAGTTTCTGCTGGTTTGGATAGTTTGGTTTTAGGTGAAGGACAGATCCTGTCACAAGTAAAAAAAATGGTCCGTCTTGGCCAAGACCATCAAAGTCTAGGTCCTATTTTGAATAGATTATTAACTCAGGCAGTTAGTACTGGTAAACGCGTAAGAAGCGAGACAAATCTGGGAACTGGAGCAGTCTCTATAAGTTCTGCGGCTGTAGAACTAGCTCAATTAAAACTTGGTCAAGCGCACGGAAAAGATCAATTGATGACTTTAGAGACTGAAAAGGTCGCTGTTGTTGGCGCAGGTCGAATGAGTCGTTTGTTGCTACAGCATCTCCAATCAAAAGGATGTTCTTCACTGACTCTTTTAAATAGAACGAAAAAAAGGGCTGAGGATCTTTCTGCAGCGTTTCCCGATATTCAAATTGATTGTCAATTAATAGATGAGCTTGATAGTTGTCTCTCACTCAGTACTCTTGTATTTACCAGTACAGCTGCTAATGAACCAATTATTGATGCTGAAAAATTGATAAAAATAGATAGAAAACCTTTGTTAAGGCTTATTGATATTGGAGTTCCAAGAAATATTTCTTCTGATGCAAAATCAGTTTCTGGAATTGAATCTCATGATGTTGATGACCTTCAAGAAGTCGTTTCACGAAATCAAGAGGCAAGACAAAAGCTCGCCCTAGAAGCTGAAGGATTGGTAGAGGAAGAATGTCGTATTTTTCTAGAATGGTGGGATAGTTTAGCGGCTGTTCCAACTATTAATTGTCTTAGATCTGGTTTGGAGGCCATCAGGAAAGAAGAACTTCAGAAGGCATTAAGCCGAATGGGACCTGATTTCTCTGCTAGAGAGCGAAAAGTTGTCGAGGCATTAAGCAAGGGTATTATTAACAAAATACTCCATACTCCAGTCACAAAATTGAGAGCACCTCAATCAAGAAATGATCGCAGAGCTGCTCTTGATGTGATTGAAAAACTTTTTAATCTTGATGTTTCTAGTGCTTTAAATAAGCCCAAAAACAACTGATATTGTTATTTACTTTTGAATTTCTTACTACATATCGCTTTTTTCTGGATTAATGAGCACTCTATCCAGTAAGTTTGCTCCGAATAGCCGATTAATAGTGCCTTCATGAAGAGAGTACTTGCCATCATTCTTGGCGGTGGAAAAGGATCACGCCTATATCCATTAACGAAAATGAGGGCAAAACCTGCTGTTCCACTCGCAGGTAAATATCGATTAATAGATATTCCCATAAGTAATTGCATAAATTCGGACATCAGTAAAATGTATGTTCTTACGCAATTCAATAGTGCTTCACTTAATAGGCATATTGCTCAAACTTATAATCTCAGCGGACCTTTTGGTCAAGGTTTTGTAGAGGTTTTAGCCGCTCAGCAGACACCAGAAACACCATCTTGGTTTGAGGGGACTGCTGATGCTGTACGAAAATATCAATGGCTTTTTCAAGAGTGGGATGTTGATGAATATTTGATTCTCTCTGGAGATCAGCTTTATCGAATGGATTACAGCTTATTTGTTGAACAGCATAGAAAAACAGGAGCAGATTTAACAGTTGCAGCCTTGCCAGTTGATTCAACTCAAGCTGAAGCATTTGGTTTGATGCGTACCGATGAATCTGGGAATATTAAAGAATTCCGTGAGAAACCAACTGGTGATTCTTTGAAAGCAATGGCTGTGGATACTTCAAGGTTTGGCTTGGATGTTAGTGAGGCTAAAGAAAAACCTTATTTGGCTTCAATGGGTATTTATGTTTTTAGTCGTGCCACTCTTTTTGACTTATTGAATAAATTCCCCTCCTATACAGATTTTGGAAAAGAAATCATTCCTGAAGCTTTAGGAAGAGGAGATAAACTCAAAAGTTATGTGTTTAATGATTACTGGGAAGATATCGGAACCATTGGTGCATTTTTTGAGTCAAATTTAGCTTTAACTCAGCAACCAACTCCTCCATTTAGTTTTTATGATGAAAAGTTTCCTATCTACACAAGGCCTAGATATTTGCCACCTTCAAAAATTGTAGATACCCAAATAACTGATTCAATAGTATCCGAGGGATCAATTCTGAAATCTTGCAGCATTCATCATTGTGTATTGGGAGTAAGGAGTCGAATTGAAAGTGACGTTGTTCTAAATGAAACATTAGTTATGGGATCTGATTTTTACGAATCTTATGAGGAGAGAATAGCTCTAAGAAATGGAGGAGGTATCCCATTGGGAGTTGGACAAGGAACAACTGTTAAAAGAGCAATTCTCGACAAAAATGCTCGTATAGGTGAAAATGTCACGATAGTGAATAAAGACAATGTTGAAGAAGCTGATCGGGCAGATCAAGGCTTTTATATTCGTAATGGAATAGTTGTCATCGTCAAAAATGCCACAATTCCTGATGGATGTATTATTTGATTTTTATTTAATCTTATAGAAATTTAATAAGCCTAGTTTTTGCAAGAATTTATTATCAAATATTTATTGAAAGAATTCTTCATCCCTGACATTGAGCTCCTTTATGCAGCGAAATGATCCCACAGTCGTCACACTATCTCAAGTAGAAACTTATTAACTTAATGACCAAGGCACATTTTGGATTAGTCGGTCTTGGAGTGATGGGTGAGAACCTTGTTCTTAATGCAGAGCGAAATGGTTTTTCTAGTGTGGTCTATAACCGTACTTATCAAAAAACTGAAGATTTTCTTTTAGGTAGAGGATTAAATAAATCAATTCAAGGAGCGAAGGATCTTCAAGAATTTGTTTCAAAGTTGGAACGTCCAAGAAGAGTACTAATGATGGTTAAGGCTGGATCAGCTACTGATGCTGTTATTAATCAGATTTCACCTTTCCTAGAGGAAGGTGACTTGCTCATCGATGGTGGAAATGCCCAATTTATGGATACAGAAAGAAGAGTAAAAGAACTTGAGAGCAAGAGTTTTGGATACATCGGGATGGGTGTATCGGGTGGGGCGAAGGGTGCATTGGAAGGACCAAGCATGATGCCTGGTGGCACAAAGACTTCTTACGACGCCATAGAGAGTTTGTTGAATAAAATGGCAGCGCAGGTTGAAGATGGACCTTGTGTGACTTATATCGGCCCAGGGGGGTCAGGACATTTTGTTAAGACCGTTCACAACGGAATTGAATATGGTATTGAACAAATTTTGGCTGAGGCCTATGACTTGATGAAGAGAGTTTGTGGAATGAGCGGTGATGAGATGGCATCTGTTATGGACTATTGGAATAAAACCGAGGAGCTTTCCTCCTATCTTGTTGAAATCACAGAGGCATGTTTACGAGTTAAGGATCCTGATGATAGTTCCGATCTTGTTGAAAAGATAATGGACAAGGCGGGCCAGAAAGGTACTGGCTTATGGACAGTCGTAAGCGCGCTTGAACTTGGTGCTTCTGTCCCAACTATCTATGCATCTTTGAATGGAAGGGTTATGAGTTCGATGAAAGATCAAAGAAATTATGCAGAAACAATTTTGAACGGCAATAAGCCTTCGTTTGTTGATTTTGGAAAGCCTTCTGATGGAATGCCTTTGCTTATGGATGCAGTCGTTTTGGCTACAATAGCTAGCTATGCCCAAGGTATGGACATTTTACGACTTGCTTCTGATGAATATAATTACGATCTTGACATGCCCTCGATAGCTCAAATATGGAAAGGTGGTTGCATAATAAGGTCTACTCTTTTGAGTCGTATACAGGATGCATTTAAAAAAGATCCGAAGTTAAGCAATCTTATTCTAGATAGTTGGTTTACTGAACAGGTAAATAATCGTCTTTCTGGTCTGACTCAGGTTGTTTCTGCTGCTGCTA is a genomic window containing:
- the ccsB gene encoding c-type cytochrome biogenesis protein CcsB, which translates into the protein MVDFQLNNFSFDPVVSLGFVAFLSLLIALPISFWSVAGSSDSSKARFLVAISNLFLTSQLILRWWQSGHFPISNLYESLCFLTWGCTLTQLFVERAWRSPIVSAVATPISLLSIGFASFVLPENLQSSAPLVPALRSSWLVMHVSVIMCSYAALLIGSILSFGVFLVDGTKQFNIRNSSFGSGSFRQNSELYLDDRNDSLNSIQPLEFTNAEQLDSLSYRSITAGFLLLTVGLISGAVWANEAWGSWWSWDPKETWALICWLVYAAYLHTRLTRGWQGKKPAMLAIAGFFVIIICYIGVNLLGVGLHSYGWFFDA
- the glpX gene encoding class II fructose-bisphosphatase encodes the protein MDRTLVQEILEVVEQAAIASAQLTGLGQKDEADAAAVEAMRKRMGTIQMQGRIVIGEGERDEAPMLYIGEEVGSGTGPGVDFAVDPCEGTNLCANSQRGSMAVLAASDRGGLFNAPDFYMNKLAAPPAAKGKVDIRKTPTENIKILSDCLGIAISDLTIVVMDRARHKNLVSEIRSTGARIQPISDGDVQAAIACGFEGTGTHCLMGIGAAPEGVISAAAMRALGGHFQGQLVYDPAIAQTSEWADYTKEGNIKRLNEMGITDIDKIYEANELASGENVVFAGSGITDGLLFDGVKFEKDCTRTSSLVISTLDQTARFTNTVHIKDGAQSISLK
- a CDS encoding glucose-1-phosphate adenylyltransferase encodes the protein MKRVLAIILGGGKGSRLYPLTKMRAKPAVPLAGKYRLIDIPISNCINSDISKMYVLTQFNSASLNRHIAQTYNLSGPFGQGFVEVLAAQQTPETPSWFEGTADAVRKYQWLFQEWDVDEYLILSGDQLYRMDYSLFVEQHRKTGADLTVAALPVDSTQAEAFGLMRTDESGNIKEFREKPTGDSLKAMAVDTSRFGLDVSEAKEKPYLASMGIYVFSRATLFDLLNKFPSYTDFGKEIIPEALGRGDKLKSYVFNDYWEDIGTIGAFFESNLALTQQPTPPFSFYDEKFPIYTRPRYLPPSKIVDTQITDSIVSEGSILKSCSIHHCVLGVRSRIESDVVLNETLVMGSDFYESYEERIALRNGGGIPLGVGQGTTVKRAILDKNARIGENVTIVNKDNVEEADRADQGFYIRNGIVVIVKNATIPDGCII
- a CDS encoding glutamyl-tRNA reductase, with protein sequence MHIAVVGLSHRTAPVEVREKLSIPEELVEKSFNNLKKIDQILEVSILSTCNRLEIYSLVKDPQLGIEAIKSFLLEFSGLEDEILSPHLFNFVQEKAVSHVMRVSAGLDSLVLGEGQILSQVKKMVRLGQDHQSLGPILNRLLTQAVSTGKRVRSETNLGTGAVSISSAAVELAQLKLGQAHGKDQLMTLETEKVAVVGAGRMSRLLLQHLQSKGCSSLTLLNRTKKRAEDLSAAFPDIQIDCQLIDELDSCLSLSTLVFTSTAANEPIIDAEKLIKIDRKPLLRLIDIGVPRNISSDAKSVSGIESHDVDDLQEVVSRNQEARQKLALEAEGLVEEECRIFLEWWDSLAAVPTINCLRSGLEAIRKEELQKALSRMGPDFSARERKVVEALSKGIINKILHTPVTKLRAPQSRNDRRAALDVIEKLFNLDVSSALNKPKNN
- the rpe gene encoding ribulose-phosphate 3-epimerase; protein product: MIQSISSAIFSEHRPVQIIPSVLPADWANMGQCVKDLELAGVDRIQFDVMDGNFVPNLTFGPEMISACRKYCKVPFETQLMVSQYNCETMLDGYVEASKGANGEPGVVIAHAEANVHLHRILGRIRQLGGSPSVALNPHTPMDMVKDVLDMVDHVLVMTVNPGFGGQAYIPTMLNKITQLRKIILERGFNVDIEVDGGIKADWSISQCCAAGANCFIAGSGMFAYPTLKEGCDALRKVANDAQNGKIIEK
- the gndA gene encoding NADP-dependent phosphogluconate dehydrogenase translates to MTKAHFGLVGLGVMGENLVLNAERNGFSSVVYNRTYQKTEDFLLGRGLNKSIQGAKDLQEFVSKLERPRRVLMMVKAGSATDAVINQISPFLEEGDLLIDGGNAQFMDTERRVKELESKSFGYIGMGVSGGAKGALEGPSMMPGGTKTSYDAIESLLNKMAAQVEDGPCVTYIGPGGSGHFVKTVHNGIEYGIEQILAEAYDLMKRVCGMSGDEMASVMDYWNKTEELSSYLVEITEACLRVKDPDDSSDLVEKIMDKAGQKGTGLWTVVSALELGASVPTIYASLNGRVMSSMKDQRNYAETILNGNKPSFVDFGKPSDGMPLLMDAVVLATIASYAQGMDILRLASDEYNYDLDMPSIAQIWKGGCIIRSTLLSRIQDAFKKDPKLSNLILDSWFTEQVNNRLSGLTQVVSAAANAGIPVPCLSSTLDYLNSFRTSRLPQNLVQAMRDCFGSHTYERVDKAGSFHTEWID